A portion of the Streptomyces erythrochromogenes genome contains these proteins:
- the nrdR gene encoding transcriptional regulator NrdR: MHCPFCRHPDSRVVDSRTTDDGTSIRRRRQCPDCSRRFTTVETASLMVIKRSGVTEPFSRTKVISGVRKACQGRPVTEDALAKLGQRVEEAVRATGSAELTTHDVGLAILGPLQELDLVAYLRFASVYKAFDTLEDFETAIAELREPRPHPEECEHGGTAPVPVPASAAD; the protein is encoded by the coding sequence ATGCACTGCCCCTTCTGCAGGCACCCCGACAGCCGCGTCGTCGACAGCCGCACCACGGACGACGGCACGTCGATCCGCCGGCGCCGTCAGTGCCCCGACTGCTCCCGTCGTTTCACGACGGTGGAGACGGCCTCGCTGATGGTGATCAAGCGCAGCGGGGTGACCGAGCCCTTCAGCCGTACCAAGGTCATCTCCGGCGTGCGCAAGGCGTGCCAGGGGCGGCCGGTCACCGAGGACGCCCTCGCCAAGCTCGGCCAGCGGGTCGAGGAGGCGGTGCGCGCCACCGGAAGCGCCGAGCTGACCACCCACGACGTGGGTCTGGCCATACTCGGCCCGTTGCAGGAGCTCGACCTGGTCGCGTACCTGCGGTTCGCGTCCGTCTACAAAGCGTTCGACACCCTCGAAGACTTCGAGACCGCCATCGCGGAACTGCGCGAGCCGCGGCCTCACCCTGAAGAGTGCGAGCACGGCGGGACCGCTCCGGTCCCCGTGCCCGCCTCCGCCGCCGACTGA
- a CDS encoding IucA/IucC family protein: protein MPNFPAAADPTEPVLPPSPQHPCTPPELTLPTWEFAARRLLAKMLAEFAYEEIIRPVPAPAAAGDAWTLTLDDGSSLGFRARRRSYGSWHVTPDTITLTPPPPAPAAPASFGDPYAFLVRARTLLGLDGATLGHLVRELSATLAADARIDHTALTADVLADLDYAALEGHQTGHPWLVLNKGRIGLSASDTAAWAPEARNRQRLPWLAAHTSLAAYRGTSGLEDPARLYSAELDPVTRAAFDQTLRDRGLDPLRYLYFPVHPWQWDEVVVPLFAPALASGDLVPLPADPDVRLPQQSIRTFLNLSRPDRHSVKLPLSVFNTMVWRGLPSDLALAAPAVTAWIHSLRDADPFLRDECQVILLGEVASVTVRHPVYDRLPEVPYQYKELLGAIWREPLTGLLAPGERARTLASLLHTDPRGRSFTAELVARSGLTPAVWLQRLFAAVLPPLLHFLYRYGTVFSPHGENAVVIFDEHDVPVRLAIKDFVDDINISDEPLPELASLPDEVRAVLLTEPADFLPQFIHSGLFIGVFRYLSALCEDRLGVAEGDFWSLARAEILRHQARFPELKDRYELFDLLGERIARLCLNRNRLYEDGYRDRPDRPHAVQYGTVPNPLHRP, encoded by the coding sequence GTGCCGAACTTCCCAGCAGCCGCCGACCCGACGGAGCCGGTCCTGCCGCCGTCGCCCCAGCACCCCTGCACGCCGCCCGAACTCACGCTCCCGACCTGGGAATTCGCCGCGCGCCGGCTCCTCGCCAAGATGCTCGCCGAATTCGCCTACGAGGAGATCATCCGCCCGGTCCCCGCCCCGGCCGCCGCCGGCGACGCCTGGACCCTGACCCTCGACGACGGCAGTAGCCTGGGCTTCCGGGCCCGCCGCCGCTCCTACGGCAGCTGGCACGTCACGCCGGACACCATCACCCTCACACCGCCCCCACCCGCACCGGCCGCCCCGGCCTCCTTCGGGGACCCGTACGCCTTCCTCGTCCGCGCCCGCACCCTGCTCGGACTCGACGGAGCCACCCTCGGGCACCTCGTTCGCGAGCTCAGCGCCACCCTGGCCGCCGACGCGCGGATCGACCACACCGCCCTCACCGCCGACGTCCTCGCCGACCTCGACTACGCGGCCCTCGAAGGCCACCAGACCGGCCACCCCTGGCTCGTCCTCAACAAGGGCCGCATCGGACTGTCCGCCTCCGACACCGCCGCCTGGGCCCCCGAAGCCCGCAACCGCCAGCGGCTGCCCTGGCTCGCCGCCCACACCTCGCTCGCCGCCTACCGGGGCACCTCAGGCCTGGAGGATCCCGCCCGCCTCTACTCCGCCGAGCTCGACCCCGTCACCCGCGCGGCCTTCGACCAGACCCTCCGCGACCGCGGCCTCGATCCGCTGCGCTACCTCTACTTCCCCGTGCACCCCTGGCAGTGGGACGAGGTCGTCGTCCCCCTCTTCGCCCCGGCGCTCGCCTCCGGCGACCTCGTCCCGCTCCCCGCCGATCCGGACGTCCGCCTGCCCCAGCAGTCGATCCGTACCTTCCTCAACCTCAGCCGTCCCGACCGGCACAGCGTCAAGCTCCCGCTCTCCGTCTTCAACACCATGGTCTGGCGCGGACTGCCCTCCGACCTCGCCCTCGCGGCCCCCGCCGTCACCGCCTGGATCCACTCCCTCCGCGACGCCGATCCCTTCCTGCGGGACGAGTGCCAGGTGATCCTGCTCGGCGAGGTCGCCTCCGTCACCGTCCGCCACCCCGTGTACGACCGGCTCCCCGAGGTCCCGTACCAGTACAAGGAGCTCCTCGGCGCGATCTGGCGCGAACCCCTCACCGGCCTTCTCGCGCCGGGGGAACGCGCCCGCACGCTCGCCTCACTGCTCCACACCGACCCCCGCGGACGGTCCTTCACCGCCGAGCTCGTCGCCCGCTCCGGCCTGACCCCCGCCGTCTGGCTGCAGCGGCTCTTCGCCGCCGTCCTGCCCCCGCTGCTCCACTTCCTCTACCGCTACGGCACCGTCTTCTCCCCACACGGCGAGAACGCCGTCGTGATCTTCGACGAGCACGACGTACCGGTCCGGCTCGCGATCAAGGACTTCGTGGACGACATCAACATCAGTGACGAGCCGCTGCCCGAGCTGGCCTCCCTGCCCGACGAGGTCCGCGCCGTCCTGCTCACCGAGCCCGCCGACTTCCTGCCGCAGTTCATCCATTCCGGGCTCTTCATCGGAGTCTTCCGCTACCTGTCGGCCCTGTGCGAGGACCGCCTCGGCGTCGCGGAGGGCGATTTCTGGTCGCTCGCCCGGGCCGAGATCCTGCGTCACCAGGCCCGCTTCCCGGAGCTCAAGGACCGCTACGAGCTCTTCGACCTGCTCGGCGAGCGCATCGCGAGGCTGTGTCTGAACAGGAACCGGCTGTACGAGGACGGCTACCGCGACCGCCCCGACCGCCCGCACGCCGTGCAGTACGGCACCGTGCCCAACCCCCTCCACCGGCCATGA
- the lexA gene encoding transcriptional repressor LexA, which yields MTTTADSAAITAQNRSQNRLEPVHAMNDANLNPDADAAVRPARSLPGRPPGIRADSSGLTDRQRRVIEVIRDSVQRRGYPPSMREIGQAVGLSSTSSVAHQLMALERKGFLRRDPHRPRAYEVRGSDQPSSQPTDTTGKPAASYVPLVGRIAAGGPILAEESVEDVFPLPRQLVGDGELFVLKVVGDSMIEAAICDGDWVTVRRQPVAENGDIVAAMLDGEATVKRFKREDGHVWLLPHNAAYQPIPGDEATILGKVVAVLRRV from the coding sequence GTGACCACCACCGCAGACAGTGCCGCCATCACTGCCCAGAACCGCTCCCAGAACCGACTCGAGCCGGTGCATGCCATGAACGACGCAAACCTGAACCCGGACGCGGACGCCGCAGTGCGCCCCGCACGCTCGCTGCCAGGTCGACCTCCAGGCATCCGCGCCGACAGCTCCGGGCTCACGGACCGGCAGCGGAGGGTCATCGAGGTCATCCGCGACTCCGTGCAGCGCCGGGGTTACCCGCCGTCGATGCGGGAGATCGGCCAGGCGGTCGGCCTGTCCAGCACGTCGTCGGTGGCGCACCAGCTGATGGCCCTGGAGCGCAAGGGCTTCCTGCGTCGCGACCCGCACCGGCCCCGGGCCTACGAGGTGCGCGGCTCGGACCAGCCCAGCTCGCAGCCCACGGACACCACCGGCAAGCCCGCCGCCTCCTACGTTCCCCTGGTCGGCCGGATCGCGGCCGGCGGCCCGATCCTCGCCGAGGAGTCGGTCGAGGACGTGTTCCCGCTCCCCCGCCAGCTCGTCGGCGACGGTGAGCTCTTCGTCCTCAAGGTCGTCGGCGACTCGATGATCGAGGCCGCCATCTGCGACGGCGACTGGGTCACGGTCCGCCGCCAGCCCGTCGCCGAGAACGGCGACATCGTCGCCGCGATGCTGGACGGCGAGGCCACCGTCAAGCGCTTCAAGCGCGAGGACGGCCACGTCTGGCTCCTCCCGCACAACGCCGCCTACCAGCCGATCCCCGGTGACGAGGCGACCATCCTCGGCAAGGTCGTCGCGGTCCTGCGCCGGGTCTGA
- a CDS encoding ATP-dependent DNA helicase: MTKPSLPDLLHAAVSAVGGTERPGQVAMAEAVAEAIDDNSHRLIQAGTGTGKSLGYLVPALAHGERVVVATATLALQRQLVERDLPRTVDALHPQLRRRPQFAMLKGRSNYLCLHRLHEGAPQDEEDGLFDQFEAAAPTSKLGQDLLRLRDWADETETGDRDDLTPGVSDKAWSQISVSSRECLGATKCAYGAECFAEAARERAKLADVVVTNHALLAIDAIEGAPVLPQHEVLIVDEAHELVSRVTGVATGELTPGQVNRAVKRSAKLVDEKIADALQTASESFERVMELALPGRLEQIPEDLGYALMSLRDAARNVISAIGATRDKSVHDEDAVRKQALAAVENIHTVAERITNGSEYDVVWYERHDRFGATLRVAPLSVSGLLREKLFEDRSVVLTSATLKIGGDFNGVAASLGLSPEGVEGDDVPLWKGLDVGSPFDYPKQGILYVAKHLATPGREGTRGDMMDELAELIEASGGRTLGLFSSMRGAKAAAEELRGRLDNPILLQGEETLGELIKNFAADPKTCLFGTLSLWQGVDVPGPSCQLVVMDRIPFPRPDDPLMSARQKSVEEHGGNGFMAVAATHAALLMAQGAGRLVRASGDRGVVAVLDPRLATARYGSFLRATLPDFWYTTDRNQVRRSLAAIDATAKADGK; the protein is encoded by the coding sequence ATGACGAAGCCCTCCCTCCCCGACCTGCTGCACGCCGCCGTCTCCGCCGTCGGCGGCACGGAGCGCCCCGGCCAGGTGGCCATGGCCGAAGCGGTCGCCGAAGCGATCGACGACAACTCCCACCGGCTCATCCAGGCGGGTACCGGCACCGGCAAGTCCCTCGGCTACCTGGTGCCGGCCCTCGCCCACGGCGAGCGCGTGGTCGTGGCCACCGCGACCCTCGCCCTCCAGCGGCAGCTCGTCGAGCGTGACCTGCCCCGGACGGTGGACGCGCTGCATCCGCAGCTGCGCCGCCGGCCGCAGTTCGCCATGCTCAAGGGCCGGTCGAACTACCTGTGCCTGCACCGCCTGCACGAGGGTGCTCCGCAGGACGAGGAGGACGGCCTCTTCGACCAGTTCGAGGCGGCCGCACCTACCAGCAAGCTCGGCCAGGACCTGCTGCGCCTGCGGGACTGGGCCGACGAGACGGAGACCGGCGACCGCGACGACCTGACACCGGGTGTGTCGGACAAGGCCTGGTCGCAGATCTCCGTCTCCTCCCGCGAATGCCTGGGCGCGACGAAGTGCGCGTACGGAGCCGAGTGCTTCGCCGAGGCGGCACGCGAGCGGGCCAAGCTCGCGGACGTGGTCGTCACCAACCACGCGCTGCTCGCCATCGACGCCATCGAGGGCGCGCCGGTGCTGCCGCAGCACGAGGTGCTGATCGTGGACGAGGCCCACGAGCTGGTCTCCAGGGTGACCGGGGTCGCCACCGGCGAACTCACTCCCGGCCAGGTCAACCGAGCCGTGAAGCGCTCTGCCAAGCTGGTCGACGAGAAGATCGCGGACGCGTTGCAGACCGCCTCCGAGTCCTTCGAGCGCGTCATGGAGCTGGCGCTCCCCGGCCGCCTGGAGCAGATTCCCGAGGACCTCGGCTACGCCCTGATGTCCCTGCGGGACGCCGCGCGCAATGTGATCTCGGCGATCGGCGCCACCCGCGACAAGTCCGTCCACGACGAGGACGCGGTCCGCAAGCAGGCCCTGGCGGCAGTGGAGAACATCCACACGGTGGCGGAGCGGATCACGAACGGCTCCGAATACGACGTCGTCTGGTACGAGCGCCACGACCGCTTCGGCGCCACCCTCCGCGTCGCCCCGCTGTCGGTGTCCGGCCTGCTGCGCGAGAAGCTCTTCGAGGACCGTTCGGTGGTCCTGACCTCCGCCACCCTGAAGATCGGCGGCGACTTCAACGGGGTCGCGGCCTCCCTGGGACTGTCCCCGGAGGGAGTCGAGGGCGACGACGTGCCGCTGTGGAAGGGCCTGGACGTCGGCTCTCCCTTCGACTACCCGAAGCAGGGCATCCTCTACGTCGCCAAGCACCTGGCCACGCCGGGCCGTGAAGGCACCCGCGGCGACATGATGGACGAGCTCGCCGAGCTGATCGAGGCGTCGGGTGGTCGCACCCTCGGGCTGTTCTCCTCCATGCGCGGCGCCAAGGCGGCCGCCGAGGAGCTGCGCGGCCGGCTCGACAACCCGATCCTGCTCCAGGGCGAGGAGACGCTCGGCGAGCTGATCAAGAACTTCGCCGCCGACCCGAAGACCTGTCTGTTCGGGACGCTGTCGCTGTGGCAGGGCGTGGACGTGCCCGGCCCCAGCTGCCAGCTGGTGGTCATGGACCGGATCCCCTTCCCGCGCCCCGACGACCCGCTGATGAGCGCCCGCCAGAAGTCGGTGGAGGAGCACGGGGGCAACGGCTTCATGGCCGTCGCCGCCACGCACGCCGCCCTGCTGATGGCCCAGGGCGCGGGCCGGCTCGTACGGGCTTCGGGTGACCGGGGTGTCGTCGCGGTCCTGGATCCCCGCCTGGCGACGGCCCGGTACGGGAGCTTCCTGCGGGCCACGCTGCCGGACTTCTGGTACACGACGGACCGCAACCAGGTCCGCCGCTCACTCGCAGCGATCGACGCGACGGCGAAAGCCGACGGCAAGTAA
- a CDS encoding GNAT family N-acetyltransferase codes for MRLTDTAVDTAAPGLDAHDAFDALGVVRHTAAPRLNADLLPLLAEADLLDSPATWGSVTTRAGAFRLEPVRPGRDLELLTGWMNDPEVAAYWELAGPAAVTAAHLRSQLDGDGRSIPCLGLLDGTPMSYWEIYRADLDPLSRHYRARPHDTGIHLLIGDGTNRGRGLGTALLRAVADLVLGNRPRCTRVVAEPDIRNTPSVSAFLSSGFRCHAEIDLPEKRAALMVRERALRNLL; via the coding sequence ATGCGCCTCACGGACACCGCCGTCGATACCGCCGCACCCGGTCTCGACGCCCATGACGCCTTCGACGCCCTCGGCGTCGTCCGGCACACCGCCGCACCACGCCTCAACGCCGACCTGCTGCCCCTGCTCGCCGAGGCCGACCTGCTCGATTCGCCGGCCACCTGGGGCAGCGTCACCACCCGGGCCGGAGCCTTCCGCCTCGAACCCGTACGGCCGGGCCGAGACCTGGAACTCCTCACCGGCTGGATGAACGACCCCGAGGTTGCCGCCTACTGGGAGCTCGCCGGCCCCGCCGCCGTCACCGCAGCCCACCTGCGGTCCCAGCTCGACGGTGACGGCCGGAGCATCCCCTGCCTCGGCCTCCTCGACGGGACGCCGATGAGCTACTGGGAGATCTACCGGGCCGACCTCGACCCGCTCTCCCGCCACTACCGGGCGCGCCCCCACGACACGGGTATCCACCTGCTCATCGGAGACGGCACGAACCGCGGCCGCGGGCTGGGCACGGCCCTGCTCCGCGCCGTCGCCGACCTGGTCCTCGGCAACCGCCCCCGCTGCACACGCGTCGTCGCGGAACCGGACATCCGCAACACCCCCTCCGTATCGGCCTTCCTCAGCTCAGGCTTCCGCTGCCATGCGGAAATCGACCTTCCCGAGAAGCGCGCCGCCCTGATGGTCCGGGAGCGGGCGCTGCGCAATCTCCTCTGA
- a CDS encoding vitamin B12-dependent ribonucleotide reductase, producing MTETASSSARGSRAKGTKAAKGGLRIERIHTTPGVHPYDEVNWERRDVVMTNWRDGSVNFEQRGVEFPDFWSVNAVNIVTSKYFRGAVGSPQRETGLKQLIDRIVKTYTKAGEDFDYFSSPADVEIFEHELTYALLHQIFSFNSPVWFNVGTPQPQQVSACFILAVDDSMESILDWYKEEGMIFKGGSGAGLNLSRIRSSKELLSSGGNASGPVSFMRGADASAGTIKSGGATRRAAKMVVLDVDHPDVEAFIETKVKEEEKIRALRDAGFDMDLGGDDITSVQYQNANNSVRVNDEFMTAVENGTEFGLRARMTGEIIEKVDAKALFRKLAEAAWACADPGIQYDGVINNWHTCPESGRITASNPCSEYMHLDNTSCNLASLNLMKFLNDDGKGNQSFDAERFAKVVELVITAMDISICFADFPTQKIGENTRAFRQLGIGYANLGALLMATGHAYDSDGGRTLAASITSLMTGTAYKRSAELAAIVGPYDGYARNAEAHKRVMKQHADANAVAPRTEDLDNSIWAAATEAWQDVLRLGEKNGFRNSQASVLAPTGTIGLAMSCDTTGVEPDLALVKFKKLVGGGSMQIVNGTVPQALRRLGYQEEQIEAIVAHIAEHGVVVDAPGLKTEHYEVFDCAMGERSISAMGHVRMMAAIQPWISGAISKTVNMPESATVEEIEEIYFEAWKLGVKALAIYRDNCKVGQPLSAKKKEEEKEEATAKTEETIRAAVEKVIEYRPVRKRLPKGRPGITTSFTVGGAEGYMTANSYPDDGLGEVFLKMSKQGSTLAGMMDAFSIAVSVGLQYGVPLETYVSKFTNMRFEPAGMTDDPDVRMAQSIVDYIFRRLALDFLPFETRSALGIHTADERQRHLETGSYEPLEEELDTESLAQSAPLAAVPSAPKPAPVAVPAPERKAAHSSAELVEMQLGVSADAPLCFSCGTKMQRAGSCYICEGCGSTSGCS from the coding sequence ATGACAGAGACGGCGAGCAGCTCGGCACGTGGTTCCCGCGCCAAGGGGACCAAGGCTGCCAAGGGCGGCCTGCGTATCGAGCGCATCCACACCACCCCCGGCGTGCACCCTTACGACGAGGTGAACTGGGAACGCCGTGACGTCGTCATGACCAACTGGCGCGACGGCTCGGTCAACTTCGAGCAGCGCGGCGTCGAATTCCCCGACTTCTGGTCGGTGAACGCGGTCAACATCGTCACCAGCAAGTACTTCCGCGGCGCGGTCGGCAGCCCGCAGCGCGAGACCGGTCTGAAGCAGCTGATCGACCGGATCGTGAAGACGTACACGAAGGCCGGCGAGGACTTCGACTACTTCTCGTCGCCCGCCGACGTGGAGATCTTCGAGCACGAGCTGACCTACGCCCTCCTGCACCAGATCTTCAGCTTCAACTCCCCGGTGTGGTTCAACGTCGGCACGCCCCAGCCGCAGCAGGTCTCCGCCTGCTTCATCCTGGCCGTCGACGACTCCATGGAGTCGATCCTCGACTGGTACAAGGAAGAGGGCATGATCTTCAAGGGCGGCTCCGGCGCCGGCCTGAACCTCTCCCGCATCCGCTCCTCCAAGGAGCTCCTCTCCTCCGGCGGCAACGCCTCCGGTCCGGTCTCCTTCATGCGCGGCGCCGACGCGTCCGCGGGAACGATCAAGTCGGGCGGCGCCACCCGCCGCGCGGCCAAGATGGTCGTCCTGGACGTGGACCACCCGGACGTCGAGGCCTTCATCGAGACCAAGGTGAAGGAGGAGGAGAAGATCCGCGCCCTGCGCGACGCGGGCTTCGACATGGACCTGGGCGGCGACGACATCACGTCCGTCCAGTACCAGAACGCCAACAACTCCGTCCGCGTGAACGACGAGTTCATGACGGCCGTCGAGAACGGCACCGAGTTCGGCCTGCGCGCCCGCATGACCGGCGAGATCATCGAGAAGGTCGACGCCAAGGCGCTCTTCCGCAAGCTCGCCGAGGCCGCGTGGGCCTGCGCCGACCCGGGCATCCAGTACGACGGTGTGATCAACAACTGGCACACCTGCCCCGAGTCCGGCCGCATCACCGCGTCCAACCCCTGCAGCGAGTACATGCACCTGGACAACACGTCCTGCAACCTCGCCTCGCTCAACCTGATGAAGTTCCTGAACGACGACGGCAAGGGCAACCAGTCCTTCGACGCCGAGCGCTTCGCCAAGGTCGTCGAGCTCGTCATCACCGCGATGGACATCTCCATCTGCTTCGCGGACTTCCCGACGCAGAAGATCGGCGAGAACACCCGCGCCTTCCGCCAGCTCGGCATCGGCTACGCCAACCTCGGCGCCCTGCTGATGGCCACCGGCCACGCGTACGACTCGGACGGCGGCCGCACCCTCGCCGCCTCGATCACCTCGCTGATGACCGGTACCGCGTACAAGCGCTCCGCCGAACTGGCCGCCATCGTCGGCCCGTACGACGGCTACGCCCGCAACGCCGAGGCGCACAAGCGCGTCATGAAGCAGCACGCCGACGCCAACGCCGTCGCGCCGCGCACCGAGGACCTGGACAACTCGATCTGGGCCGCGGCCACCGAGGCCTGGCAGGACGTCCTGCGCCTCGGCGAGAAGAACGGCTTCCGCAACTCCCAGGCCTCCGTCCTCGCGCCGACCGGCACCATCGGTCTCGCGATGTCCTGCGACACCACCGGCGTCGAGCCGGACCTGGCCCTGGTCAAGTTCAAGAAGCTCGTCGGCGGCGGCTCGATGCAGATCGTCAACGGCACCGTTCCGCAGGCCCTGCGCCGTCTGGGATACCAGGAGGAGCAGATCGAGGCGATCGTCGCCCACATCGCCGAGCACGGCGTGGTCGTCGACGCCCCGGGCCTGAAGACCGAGCACTACGAGGTCTTCGACTGCGCCATGGGCGAGCGCTCCATCTCCGCGATGGGCCACGTCCGCATGATGGCCGCGATCCAGCCCTGGATCTCCGGCGCGATCTCGAAGACGGTCAACATGCCGGAGTCGGCGACCGTCGAGGAGATCGAGGAGATCTACTTCGAGGCGTGGAAGCTCGGCGTCAAGGCGCTCGCGATCTACCGCGACAACTGCAAGGTCGGCCAGCCCCTCTCCGCCAAGAAGAAGGAAGAGGAGAAGGAGGAGGCCACCGCCAAGACGGAGGAGACCATCCGCGCCGCCGTCGAGAAGGTCATCGAGTACCGCCCCGTCCGCAAGCGCCTCCCGAAGGGCCGCCCGGGCATCACCACCTCCTTCACGGTGGGCGGCGCCGAGGGCTACATGACCGCGAACTCCTACCCGGACGACGGCCTGGGCGAGGTCTTCCTGAAGATGTCCAAGCAGGGCTCGACCCTCGCGGGCATGATGGACGCCTTCTCGATCGCCGTCTCGGTCGGCCTCCAGTACGGCGTGCCGCTGGAGACCTACGTCTCGAAGTTCACGAACATGCGCTTCGAGCCGGCCGGCATGACGGACGACCCGGACGTGCGGATGGCGCAGTCGATCGTCGACTACATCTTCCGCCGCCTGGCGCTGGACTTCCTGCCCTTCGAGACCCGCTCGGCCCTCGGCATCCACACCGCCGACGAGCGTCAGCGCCACCTGGAGACCGGCTCCTACGAGCCGCTCGAGGAGGAGCTCGACACCGAGTCGCTGGCCCAGTCGGCCCCGCTCGCCGCGGTGCCGTCCGCCCCGAAGCCGGCGCCGGTCGCCGTCCCGGCCCCGGAGCGGAAGGCCGCCCACAGCAGCGCCGAACTGGTCGAGATGCAGCTCGGTGTCTCCGCGGACGCCCCGCTCTGCTTCTCCTGCGGTACGAAGATGCAGCGCGCCGGCTCCTGCTACATCTGCGAGGGCTGCGGCTCCACCAGCGGCTGCAGCTGA